Within the Gammaproteobacteria bacterium genome, the region CATCAGGTATTGCAATTGCAAGACTCTGACCTGCACCGCATTATCAAACAATTTGATATCAACCCGTCGACCTTGACCAAAGATTTTACCGAAGCGCTGGATCGACTGCCACGAGGCTCAACCTCGATCTCTGATCTCTCCTCACATGTTGAAGAAGCAGTGGAACGCGGCTGGGTTTATGGCACCTTGATGTTTGGTGAATCGCAGGTGCGCATGGGCCATTTGATGGTTGGCATGATCAAAACACCAGGATTAAGACATGCACTTTACGGCATCTCCAAAGAGTTTGAAAAAGTTAAATTTGATACTTTAAGTGATCGTTTTGATGAAGTGCTTGCCGGTTCACCGGAAGAGTCGTTGCAGGCCACCGACGGTTTTCAAAGCGGAGCAGAGCCGGGCGAAGCCAGCGGTGCTCTTGCGCCAGCGCAGATGGGCAAACAACAAGCGCTAAAACAGTTCACCACCGACCTCACCGAACAGGCGCGTAATGGGGATATTGACCCCATCGTTGGGCGTGATGACGAGATTCGCCAGATCATTGATATTCTGATGCGCCGCCGTCAAAACAACCCCATCCTCACCGGTGAAGCAGGGGTGGGTAAAACAGCCGTGGTCGAAGGCTTTGCCTTGCGCATTGCGCGGGGTGATGTGCCGCCTTCGCTGCAAGATGTCACCCTCAGAACATTAGATATCGGTCTTCTGCAAGCCGGTGCCAGTATGAAAGGCGAGTTTGAAAATCGTCTAAGGAAAGTGATTGATGAAGTGCAAGCCTCAAGCAAACCGATCATCTTATTTGTCGATGAAGCCCATACCTTGATCGGTGCGGGCGGTGCTGCAGGCACTGGCGATGCGGCTAACTTATTAAAACCCGCCTTAGCGCGCGGCACTCTTAGAACCATTGCGGCAACAACGTGGGCAGAGTATAAAAAATACATTGAAAAAGACCCCGCCTTAACGCGTCGTTTTCAAGTGGTGCAAGTCCACGAACCGGATGAAGAAAAAGCGATTCGTATGATGCGGGGGGTTGCTTCCACGTTGGAGCAACATCATCGCGTGCAGATATTGGACGAAGCGCTTGAAGCCTCAGTGCGCCTCTCTCATCGTTACATTCCAGCGCGTCAGTTACCGGATAAATCAGTGAGCCTGCTCGACACCAGTTGCGCACGCGTCGCCATCAGTCAGCATGCCGTGCCCGCCGAGCTGGACGATTGCCGTAAAAGTATTGATGCGCTGGAAACAGAGTTAAACATTATTGAGAGAGAGCAGACCATTGGTATTGAGGCGGATGAGCGAAAAGAAAAAGCCAATAGCGCCCTCGGCGATGAACGTGAGCGCCTTGAAAAGCTTGAGTCACGCTGGGTCTCGGAAAAAGAGCTGGTCGATCAGATTCTCACCCTGCGTCAACAACTGCGTGATTTAGAAGCAGATCGTGAATTAGAGTCGGATCGTGACTTAGAAACGGATGATGAGCCAGCAGAGAGACAACAAGCGTTGCCCAGAGAGACACTTTTAGAACAACTGAGCGAACTGCAATCACAACTCAAAGAATATCAAGGTGAATCGCCGCTCATTTTACCCAGTGTTGATGCCCAGGCGGTGGCCTCCGTAGTCGGCGACTGGACGGGTATTCCAGTCGGTCGCATGGTCAAAAACGAGATCGAAACAGCACTGCGGCTGGCTGATATTTTACAAGAGCGAATCATTGGCCAGCGCCATGCACTGGAGATGATTTCGAAACGCATTCAAACCTCCCGCGCCAATCTCGACAACCCTGGCAAACCAGTCGGCGTGTTTTTACTGGCGGGTCCCTCCGGAGTGGGTAAAACTGAAACAGCGTTAGCTTTGGCCGAAGCGTTATATGGCGGTGAACAAAATATCGTCACAATTAACATGAGCGAATTTCAAGAAGCCCATACAGTTTCAACCTTAAAAGGCGCACCTCCAGGCTATGTCGGTTACGGTGAAGGCGGAGTATTAACCGAAGCAGTGCGTCGCCGTCCCTATAGCGTCGTGTTGCTCGATGAAGTCGAAAAAGCCCATCCCGATGTGCATGAGATATTTTTTCAAGTGTTCGACAAAGGCTGGATGGAAGATGGCGAAGGCCGCGTCATTGATTTTAAAAACACACTTATTCTGCTCACCACCAATGTCGGCACCGACCTCATTATGAACATGTGCCAAGACCCCGAGTTAATGCCAGGCCCCGAAGGTTTAAGCAAAGCCCTGCGCAAACCCCTGTTAGATGTTTTCCCCGCCGCCCTGCTGGGGCGAATGGTCTCAATACCGTTCTACCCGCTCAGCGATGAAATGATCACCGCCATCTCAAAACTACAACTCGGACGCATCGAAAAACGCATCCGGGAAAATTATGAAATTCCATTCAGCTACGATGAAGAAGTGGTGACACTCATCGCCAGCCGCTGCACCGAACTTGATAGTGGCGGACGCATGATCGACTCAATCCTGACCAATACAGTCTTGCCAAGAATCAGCGAAGAGTTCCTGAATCGAATGCTGCAAGGGGAAGCGATTGAACGCGTTCATGTAAGCGTGACAGACGATGAATTCAGCTATCGTTTTTAAGCTGTTTCGAGCGATGCCAAAGATAAAAAATAAAGATGGCTACCATAATAAATATAACATGACCATTTGAGGATGATTTAAGTGAGCTATACACAAAAAAACAGACCGATCAAGGTTAAAACCCCGCTGGGGGATGATGTGCTGATGTTGCGTAGCATGACGGGCAACGAAGAGCTGGGGCGACTCTCGGAGTTTAATCTTACCCTGCTGAGCCGAGATGACCAGATAAAGCTGGAAGATGTTCTGGGTCAGAGCCTCACCGTGGAGCTGACACTTCCAGAGGGTGAGAGCCGTTACTTCAACGGCATCGTCAGCCACTTTAGCCAGGAGGGCGAGGAGGGTGAATTTTTCAGCTACAAAGCGACATTACGCCCGTGGCTGTGGTTACTGGATCAAACCTCTGACTGCCGTATTTTTCAGGAAAAAACGGTCC harbors:
- the tssH gene encoding type VI secretion system ATPase TssH, with protein sequence MAEIGRVALFGKLNSVGYKTIEGATVFCKLRGNPYVELVHWLHQVLQLQDSDLHRIIKQFDINPSTLTKDFTEALDRLPRGSTSISDLSSHVEEAVERGWVYGTLMFGESQVRMGHLMVGMIKTPGLRHALYGISKEFEKVKFDTLSDRFDEVLAGSPEESLQATDGFQSGAEPGEASGALAPAQMGKQQALKQFTTDLTEQARNGDIDPIVGRDDEIRQIIDILMRRRQNNPILTGEAGVGKTAVVEGFALRIARGDVPPSLQDVTLRTLDIGLLQAGASMKGEFENRLRKVIDEVQASSKPIILFVDEAHTLIGAGGAAGTGDAANLLKPALARGTLRTIAATTWAEYKKYIEKDPALTRRFQVVQVHEPDEEKAIRMMRGVASTLEQHHRVQILDEALEASVRLSHRYIPARQLPDKSVSLLDTSCARVAISQHAVPAELDDCRKSIDALETELNIIEREQTIGIEADERKEKANSALGDERERLEKLESRWVSEKELVDQILTLRQQLRDLEADRELESDRDLETDDEPAERQQALPRETLLEQLSELQSQLKEYQGESPLILPSVDAQAVASVVGDWTGIPVGRMVKNEIETALRLADILQERIIGQRHALEMISKRIQTSRANLDNPGKPVGVFLLAGPSGVGKTETALALAEALYGGEQNIVTINMSEFQEAHTVSTLKGAPPGYVGYGEGGVLTEAVRRRPYSVVLLDEVEKAHPDVHEIFFQVFDKGWMEDGEGRVIDFKNTLILLTTNVGTDLIMNMCQDPELMPGPEGLSKALRKPLLDVFPAALLGRMVSIPFYPLSDEMITAISKLQLGRIEKRIRENYEIPFSYDEEVVTLIASRCTELDSGGRMIDSILTNTVLPRISEEFLNRMLQGEAIERVHVSVTDDEFSYRF